A stretch of the Buchananella sp. 14KM1171 genome encodes the following:
- a CDS encoding DUF6301 family protein has protein sequence MGEFEAMSLGRCVATVRAWAEASWPLTPEQGRAICSELGWMMDPEKEKFYFTGLGVSWKRDASLTVRDGGVWSVLFQLTTRVSPEDVQSHGQTVLELTNALTEELTMLYGNPQCGLTESGKKTVDWRLSNGVVIGYAANTTVLMVFIDSPARTALMDDPRSDPNPDERL, from the coding sequence ATGGGTGAGTTCGAGGCAATGTCCTTAGGGCGGTGTGTGGCTACGGTTAGGGCGTGGGCGGAAGCGTCCTGGCCGCTCACGCCGGAACAGGGGCGGGCTATTTGCTCGGAACTTGGCTGGATGATGGATCCAGAAAAGGAGAAGTTCTATTTTACCGGGCTGGGTGTTAGTTGGAAGCGGGACGCGTCCCTTACCGTCCGGGACGGTGGTGTTTGGTCGGTTCTGTTTCAGCTGACCACTCGCGTTTCCCCAGAGGATGTCCAAAGCCACGGTCAAACCGTTCTGGAGTTGACCAACGCATTGACTGAAGAGTTGACGATGTTGTACGGGAACCCGCAGTGCGGATTGACGGAATCGGGAAAGAAAACGGTTGACTGGAGATTGTCTAACGGTGTGGTAATCGGCTATGCGGCAAACACGACGGTATTAATGGTCTTCATCGACTCTCCCGCCAGGACGGCATTAATGGATGATCCGCGCAGTGATCCGAACCCGGACGAGCGTTTGTAG
- a CDS encoding DUF6301 family protein yields MGEFEAMSLERCVATVRAWTEAPWPLTTEQGRAICSKLGWVEDLEKPTFFYVGLGDRSKRDAYFLVHDGGVWSAVFQLTTRVSPEDEQSHGQTVLELSYSLIGELTRLYGTPFVEGSPLEIERVQWDLANGVAIHYAPNTTVLVVFIDSPARTALLDDPRADPNPDERL; encoded by the coding sequence ATGGGTGAGTTTGAGGCAATGTCTTTAGAGCGGTGTGTGGCTACGGTTAGGGCGTGGACGGAAGCTCCCTGGCCGCTTACGACAGAACAGGGGCGGGCCATCTGTTCGAAATTGGGTTGGGTAGAGGATCTGGAAAAGCCGACGTTCTTTTACGTCGGGCTCGGCGATAGGTCAAAACGCGATGCGTACTTTTTGGTCCACGATGGTGGTGTTTGGTCGGCTGTGTTTCAGCTGACCACTCGTGTTTCCCCAGAGGATGAGCAAAGTCACGGTCAAACTGTTCTGGAGCTGAGTTATTCGCTGATAGGTGAGTTGACGCGATTGTATGGGACTCCTTTTGTTGAGGGGAGCCCGTTGGAAATAGAAAGAGTCCAGTGGGATTTGGCTAACGGTGTGGCCATCCACTATGCGCCAAATACGACGGTTTTAGTGGTCTTCATCGACTCTCCCGCCAGGACGGCATTACTGGATGATCCGCGTGCGGACCCGAACCCGGACGAGCGCTTGTAA
- a CDS encoding DUF6301 family protein has product MGEFEAMSLERCVATVRAWADAPWPLTPEQGRAICSKLGWVEDLEKPTFFYVGLGDRSKRDAYFSVHDGGVWSAVFQLTTRVSSEDVQSHGQAVLELTNALTEELTMLYGNPQCGLTESGKKTVDWRLSNGVVIGYAANTTVLMVFIDSPARTALMDDPRSDPNPDERL; this is encoded by the coding sequence ATGGGTGAGTTTGAGGCAATGTCCCTAGAGCGGTGTGTGGCTACGGTTAGGGCGTGGGCGGACGCGCCCTGGCCGCTTACGCCAGAACAGGGGCGGGCCATCTGTTCGAAACTGGGTTGGGTAGAGGATCTGGAAAAGCCGACCTTCTTTTACGTCGGGCTCGGTGATCGATCAAAACGCGATGCGTACTTTTCGGTCCACGACGGTGGTGTTTGGTCGGCTGTGTTCCAGCTGACCACTCGTGTTTCCTCGGAGGATGTGCAAAGCCATGGTCAAGCCGTTCTGGAGTTGACCAACGCATTGACTGAAGAGTTGACGATGTTGTACGGGAACCCGCAGTGCGGATTGACGGAATCGGGAAAGAAAACGGTTGACTGGAGATTGTCTAACGGTGTGGTAATCGGCTATGCGGCAAACACGACGGTATTAATGGTCTTCATCGACTCTCCCGCCAGGACGGCATTAATGGATGATCCGCGCAGTGATCCGAACCCGGACGAGCGTTTGTAG
- a CDS encoding DUF6301 family protein, whose translation MGEFEAMSLERCVATVRAWADAPWPLTPEDGQAICSELGWMMDPEKEKFYFTGLGDSWKRDASLTVRDGDVWSVLFQLTTRVSPEDAQSHGQTVLELTSALTDELTVLYGSPLREFTKSGKERFQWDLANGVSIHYAANTTVLLVFIDSPANTALLADPRADPNPDERL comes from the coding sequence ATGGGTGAGTTTGAGGCAATGTCCCTAGAGCGGTGTGTGGCTACGGTTAGGGCGTGGGCGGACGCTCCCTGGCCGCTCACGCCGGAAGATGGGCAGGCTATTTGCTCGGAACTTGGCTGGATGATGGATCCAGAAAAGGAGAAGTTCTATTTTACCGGACTGGGTGATAGTTGGAAGCGGGACGCGTCCCTTACCGTCCGGGACGGTGATGTTTGGTCGGTTCTGTTTCAGCTGACCACTCGCGTTTCCCCTGAGGATGCCCAAAGCCACGGTCAAACCGTTCTGGAGCTGACCAGTGCGCTGACTGATGAGTTGACGGTATTGTATGGGAGCCCGTTACGCGAATTCACTAAGTCGGGGAAGGAAAGGTTCCAGTGGGACTTGGCTAATGGCGTGTCCATCCACTATGCGGCAAATACTACGGTTCTCCTGGTTTTCATAGATTCCCCTGCTAATACAGCTTTGTTGGCTGACCCGCGTGCGGATCCGAACCCGGACGAGCGTTTGTAG